Below is a genomic region from uncultured Erythrobacter sp..
CGCTGGTGAGGTCGCCTTCGCTCACAATCCGCTCGATCAGCGCATCGGCGTCGGCTTCGATCAGATTGACGGTAATGCCGGTCTGCTCGGTGAAATCCTCGTAGAGCGCCAGATCGGTGTCGTAATGGCGCGAGGAAAAGACATTGACCTCTCCGGCATCAGAAGCAGGCGCGTCACTCTGCGAACAGGCTGTGACTGCAAATGCCATGGCTGCGGCGAGAATCATGCGTTTCATCGAGAGTCCTTCCCATGTTTGTTGCGAATGCGTTGCAATAGTATTTGCAACTTGGCAAGCGCTAAATTCGCAGGCGATTACCCTTGCGCAAAGGCGCGAAGGCTCGCTGGCTTGGGCACGACGCGATAGCGCGCACCCGGCTCGATCATTTCGGCAGTCTCGGCGGTGATCTCCGCCCCGCCCTCGCCCGCAAGCAGCACCCTCGTTGACGAACCGAGCGGCTGGACATCGCGCACTTCGAGGCCGGACGGGTCCGCGCGGCAGTCCAGCTGGTCAGCATGGATCAGCAGGTCGATCGCCAGACTTTCGGGCACATCGCCGCTCGCCGATGCCACGTCCCACGGTCCGAAGGCGGTGAGAAATTCGCTGCCCTCGCGCACGGCGCGCACCACTTGCGCACCGCCGAAAATCGCGCCCACCGACGCGGCCTGAGGGGCTTCGTGCAATTCCTGCGGCGTGCCGAACTGGACGATCCGTCCGCCTTCCATCACCGCGATCCGGTCCGCTACATCGAGCGCTTCTTCGGGATCATGCGTCACCAGAACCGTTGTCGTCCCGCGCTCGCGCAGCAAACGGCGGCAATCGCGGCGCAGGCGGCGGCGCAGCACGATATCGACGCTGGCAAAGGGTTCATCCATCAACAGGACCTGCGGCCCCGGAGCCATCGCACGGGCAAGCGCGGCGCGTTGTTGCTGGCCGCCCGAAAGCTCATGCGGAAAACGCGCGCCGAGCCCGCCAAGGCCGACCGCTTCGAGCCAGCCTTCGACCGCGTGCTGCTCAGCGCGGGCCAGACCAAAGCCAACATTTTGCGCGATGCTCATATGCGGAAACAGCGCGCCGTCCTGAAACACCATGCCGACAGGCCGCGCCTCAGGCGGCGGGTTGCGGCCAGACTCGGCCAGCACTTCATCGCCGACCCACACGCTGCCGCTTTGCACGCTCAGCAATCCGGCGGCGAGGTTCAGCAAGGTTGACTTTCCGCAGCCCGACGATCCAAGCAGGCAGGTAATTTCTCCTGTCGGCGCGGTGAAAGACACATCATGCAGCGCCGCCACATCTCCATAAGCATGGGCAATATGATCGAATTGAAGGCTCAAAATAAGGTCCTGTGCAGCGCGCGGAGCGACGTCGGGTGAGCAGCCTTACGCAATCCGCGCCGAAACCTGCAAGCTTTGTGGGTGGCGATCCCCGAGTCAGCGGCTGGACAATCGGCGCGCTGATCGTCGCTGCATTCGCCTCGCTGCCGATCCTTGCGATCCTTGTCTCCGCGCCCAGCGGCGGGCTGGAAGCGCTCACCCACCTCGCTGAGACGGTGTTGGGCCGGTATATTGGCAACACGTTGCTGCTGATGGTGCTGGCGGGAGCGCTTGCGGGAATTGTCGGCACAGGCTGCGCGTGGTTGGTGAGCGCAGCGCGCTTTCCGGGGCGGACTTTCTTCGCATGGGCACTGGTCCTGCCGCTCGCGGTTCCGGCCTATATTGCGGCCTATATCTATGCCGACCTGCTCGATTTCACCGGCCATGTGCAAGGCGCATTTCGCGCTGCAACGGGGCTTGGCGTTGGCGAGTACTGGTTCCCGCAGATACGCTCGCTTGGCGGGGGAGCCTTTGTGCTCGGCATCGTGCTTTACCCCTATGTCTATCTGCTCGCCCGCGCCGGTTTTGCCGCGCAGAGCCTCGGCCAGTTCCACGCCGCGCGCAGCCTTGGCGCGGGCGCTTCGCGTGCATTCTGGAGGGTTGCCTTGCCCGCCGCGCGGCCCGCAATCGCCGGAGGATTGGCGCTGGTCCTGATGGAGGTGCTCGCCGATTTCGGGGTCGCGCAATATTTCGCGATTCCCACTTTCAGCACCGGCATCTTCCGCAGCTGGCTGGCGATGGGGGACAAGCAGGCGGCGCTCAAACTCGCCGCGATCATGCTCGCCTTCGTCATCGTTCTGATTGCGCTGGAGGCCCGCACCCGCGCAGGCCGGACCGCGAGCAAAGACGGTCTTTCCGCCCGCAGCGACGATCCGCTGATCCAGCTTTCGCCCTTGGGCAAGGCACTCGCGACCCTCGCCTGCGCACTGCCAGTACTGCTCGGCTTTGCCATTCCCGCGGCGCATCTGGGCTGGCTTTCGATGAGCGACGTTGCGCTCGGCGCGGCGGGCGATCTGTGGAGCTATGCGCGCGGGAGCCTGTGGCTGGGCCTTGCGACCGCGATTGCCTGCGTAGTCGCCGCCATATTGCTCGGCTTCGCCAAGACCCGCTCCGCATCACCGCTAACGAGGGGCGCAATCCGCGTTTCGACGCTCGGTTACGCGCTGCCGGGAGCCTTGCTCGCGGTCGGACTGCTCGCGCCTCTGGGAGCGATTGACGGGACGCTCAGCCGCTTCGTGCGCGACACATTCGGATATTCGGGCGGGTTGATCCTGACCGGCACCAGCGCAGTGCTAGTCTACGCGCTGTGCGTGAGGTTCCTGACGGTGGCTTACAACAGCGTCGAGGGCGGCCTCAGCAAAATCCCGCCTTCGCTTGATGCCGCAGCGCGATCGCTCGGCGCTGGCCCTGCGCGCGTGCTCACCCGCATCTACGCGCCTTTGCTCAGCCCGAGTCTGGCCGCCGCCGCAGCGCTCGTGTTCATCGACACTTTGCGCGAATTGCCCGCGACCTTGATCCTGCGCCCCTTCAACCTCGAAACGTTGGCGACGCGCACCTACCGGCTCGCCAGCGATGAACGGCTGGTGG
It encodes:
- a CDS encoding ABC transporter ATP-binding protein, whose protein sequence is MSLQFDHIAHAYGDVAALHDVSFTAPTGEITCLLGSSGCGKSTLLNLAAGLLSVQSGSVWVGDEVLAESGRNPPPEARPVGMVFQDGALFPHMSIAQNVGFGLARAEQHAVEGWLEAVGLGGLGARFPHELSGGQQQRAALARAMAPGPQVLLMDEPFASVDIVLRRRLRRDCRRLLRERGTTTVLVTHDPEEALDVADRIAVMEGGRIVQFGTPQELHEAPQAASVGAIFGGAQVVRAVREGSEFLTAFGPWDVASASGDVPESLAIDLLIHADQLDCRADPSGLEVRDVQPLGSSTRVLLAGEGGAEITAETAEMIEPGARYRVVPKPASLRAFAQG
- a CDS encoding iron ABC transporter permease, with the protein product MSSLTQSAPKPASFVGGDPRVSGWTIGALIVAAFASLPILAILVSAPSGGLEALTHLAETVLGRYIGNTLLLMVLAGALAGIVGTGCAWLVSAARFPGRTFFAWALVLPLAVPAYIAAYIYADLLDFTGHVQGAFRAATGLGVGEYWFPQIRSLGGGAFVLGIVLYPYVYLLARAGFAAQSLGQFHAARSLGAGASRAFWRVALPAARPAIAGGLALVLMEVLADFGVAQYFAIPTFSTGIFRSWLAMGDKQAALKLAAIMLAFVIVLIALEARTRAGRTASKDGLSARSDDPLIQLSPLGKALATLACALPVLLGFAIPAAHLGWLSMSDVALGAAGDLWSYARGSLWLGLATAIACVVAAILLGFAKTRSASPLTRGAIRVSTLGYALPGALLAVGLLAPLGAIDGTLSRFVRDTFGYSGGLILTGTSAVLVYALCVRFLTVAYNSVEGGLSKIPPSLDAAARSLGAGPARVLTRIYAPLLSPSLAAAAALVFIDTLRELPATLILRPFNLETLATRTYRLASDERLVEASIPALILLAAGLLPVLLLTRTGKR